Proteins encoded within one genomic window of Glandiceps talaboti chromosome 3, keGlaTala1.1, whole genome shotgun sequence:
- the LOC144433072 gene encoding uncharacterized protein LOC144433072 codes for MAYDGRILFNDTFNADVLNDFMPVATQKEIRQQCGKYINDVITVPYYRGRPLNFLLHSYDLQREWYRNIYDILIPDYEIAVQQVNASYAVKKTHSAKCAALISPEAFEHLRYPEMDKISDAIDGHMIRIPAIRNAISDVMPKLCGGKPIVSFHWRNKTGEMCRYHDTGRSRCDTLLQMQDRIVKKMAPRIQDVIKENGIGCFFVAYTPDEPSNILAMLSESFANIITMADVIALHNPYIDSVIRDGYFMSLLEQELCARTKIFIGNGKSNWSSFIFKERRAFDKGPSLDITEDFPEVINEIHDCFK; via the exons ATGGCTTACGATGGCAGGATACTTTTCAATGATACTTTCAATGCTGATGTTTTGAACGACTTCATGCCAGTTGCCACTCAGAAGGAAATTCGGCAGCAATGTGGTAAATATATCAATGATGTCATAACAGTTCCCTACTACAGAGGCAGGCCATTGAATTTCCTTCTTCATTCATACGACCTGCAAAGAGAATGGTACCGTAATATTTATGATATACTTATACCAGATTATGAGATCGCTGTACAGCAAGTAAATGCCTCATATGCCGTCAAGAAAACCCATTCTGCAAAGTGTGCCGCCTTGATAAGCCCCGAAGCATTCGAACATTTGCGGTATCCAGAAATGGACAAAATATCGGATGCAATTGACGGTCATATGATAAGAATACCTGCTATTAGGAATGCTATCTCTGACGTCATGCCAAAGCTGTGTGGAGGAAAGCCAATTGTAAGCTTTCACTGGAGAAATAAGACTGGAGAAAT GTGTCGCTACCATGACACAGGCAGATCACGATGTGATACTCTACTTCAGATGCAAGACAGAATAGTGAAGAAGATGGCCCCTAGAATACAAGACGTTATAAAAGAAAATGGCATTGGGTGTTTTTTTGTAGCATATACACCGGATGAACCCAGC AATATACTGGCCATGTTATCTGAGAGTTTTGCAAACATAATCACAATGGCTGACGTCATTGCGCTACACAATCCGTATATTGATTCGGTTATTCGTGATGGTTACTTTATGTCCTTACTTGAGCAGGAGTTATGTGCAC GAACAAAGATTTTCATCGGAAATGGTAAATCTAATTGGTCAAGTTTTATATTCAAGGAGAGACGAGCATTCGACAAAGGACCAAGCCTTGACATTACAGAAGATTTTCCAGAGGTCATAAATGAGATACATGACTGTTTTAAATAA
- the LOC144433074 gene encoding uncharacterized protein LOC144433074, giving the protein MGTGVLHSTYKVIKTKYGEIPQNSTNKTNKKVFHQERLTISQPPLGSPRSLLPKRVKMEDRYLFPVVQFAGGPNFQYRQFKIAIQMAVNTSRTVVLPDFKHHHTGAYEGRVSFKETFDVEHFHKFIPVTTIDEFKTICGSHVDNVITAPQQRKPKSTDDPVMSIYRQQQRWLKSVGVTIPDIESTSIPRTWLEYNTRTEKLSKADCVVLLSPIDLEKSYFPHKREVADAMDKYLIRTKFLRKAVNEVIPRLCEGKPMMGFHWRNKTGERCRGQFGYDKNPRCHNIAQVQLDILKTVLKDINDIIGEYEIGCMFVAHAPKEDSKDFMNVLSSNYSYIITIDDVINLHHPDIDSYNGNDYFISLIEQEICARSKVFIGNGRSNWSTFVFRERRAFDKGRNYDIVTDFQDIADDIKFRY; this is encoded by the exons ATGGGTACTGGCGTACTACATTCTACATATAaagtaatcaaaacaaaatatggtGAAATACCACAGAATTCAACTAACAAGACGAACAAAAAG GTCTTCCACCAGGAAAGGCTTACAATATCACAACCTCCATTAGGATCTCCCAGATCTCTTCTGCCAAAACGTGTGAAAATGGAAGACCGTTATCTCTTCCCGGTTGTACAATTTGCTGGTGGACCAAACTTCCAATATCGTCAGTTTAAAATTGCCATCCAAATGGCGGTAAATACCAGTCGTACAGTAGTTTTGCCAGACTTTAAACACCATCACACAGGAGCATATGAGGGAAGAGTCAGCTTTAAAGAAACATTTGATGTTGagcattttcataaattcataCCAGTCACAACCATCGATGAATTCAAAACAATATGTGGTTCACATGTTGATAATGTAATAACAGCTCCCCAGCAAAGAAAACCGAAATCCACAGATGACCCCGTGATGAGTATATATCGTCAGCAGCAAAGATGGCTGAAAAGTGTTGGCGTTACTATTCCAGATATTGAAAGTACAAGTATACCTCGTACATGGTTAGAATATAATACTCGGACAGAAAAATTGTCGAAAGCGGATTGCGTAGTTTTGCTATCTCCAATTGATCTTGAAAAGTCTTACTTTCCTCACAAACGAGAAGTGGCAGATGCTATGGATAAGTATCTTATCAGGACAAAGTTTTTGAGGAAAGCTGTTAATGAAGTGATACCTCGATTGTGTGAAGGTAAACCAATGATGGGTTTCCACTGGAGGAACAAAACAGGTGAACG GTGTCGTGGACAGTTTGGATATGATAAAAATCCCAGATGTCATAATATAGCTCAAGTTCAACTGGACATATTAAAGACTGTATTAAAAGAcataaatgacatcattggaGAATATGAAATCGGTTGCATGTTTGTTGCCCATGCACCAAAGGAAGACAGCAAG GATTTCATGAATGTGTTGTCCAGTAATTATTCATACATTATCAcaattgatgacgtcatcaatctACACCATCCTGATATTGATTCCTACAATGGTAATGACTACTTTATCTCATTAATTGAACAAGAAATTTGTGCAA GGTCAAAGGTGTTTATTGGTAATGGAAGATCCAACTGGTCTACATTTGTATTCCGGGAACGACGAGCGTTCGACAAAGGGCGAAACTATGATATAGTCACAGATTTTCAAGATATAGCAGACGATATAAAATTTCGTTATTAA
- the LOC144432950 gene encoding uncharacterized protein LOC144432950: MTCYRACLVGIICVAVGLEMVIFIQMDTDVMHSTYKAIKPKYDQMPQNSSEKKMFGMAQHVLRPEIPILPKRGKMEDRYLFPVVQFDGGPNFQYRQFKIAIQMAVNTSRTIVLTDFRHHRSSAYGTKVSFKETFDIQHFENFIPVITINGFKAKCGSHVDSIIIAPKQGEEARRDAEHAYSVQQKWLKSVGVTIPDSASTSIPHTWLEYNNRTEQLSKADCVVLIAPIGLEKSYFPHKQEVADAMDKYLIRTKFLKKAVKEMIPRLCEGKPMMGFHWRNKTGEQCRIGHLRAENSPRCINLSQVQQQMVKTLLKDIKAIIEQYEIGCMFVSQAPKEDSKDFMDALTSNYSNIITIDDVSSLSHPDIDTYGGDDYFISLIEQEICARSKVFIGNGKSNWSTFIFRERRAFENGPNYDIIKDFKDILDVIQLCF, from the exons ATGACATGCTACAGAGCTTGTTTAGTTGGGATAATATGTGTAGCAGTTGGGTTGGAAATGgttatttttatacaaatggATACTGACGTAATGCATTCCACATATAAAGCGATCAAACCGAAGTATGACCAAATGCCACAAAATTCATCTGAAAAG AAAATGTTTGGAATGGCACAACATGTATTAAGGCCTGAGATACCAATACTCCCAAAACGTGGGAAAATGGAGGACCGTTATCTCTTCCCTGTGGTGCAGTTTGATGGTGGACCAAACTTTCAATATCGTCAGTTTAAAATTGCCATTCAAATGGCAGTGAATACCAGTCGTACAATAGTTTTGACAGACTTTAGGCATCACCGCTCTAGCGCATATGGGACAAAAGTCAGCTTCAAAGAAACGTTTGatattcaacattttgaaaattttatacCTGTCATAACCATCAATGGGTTCAAAGCGAAATGTGGTTCACATGTTGATAGTATAATAATTGCTCCCAAGCAAGGAGAAGAGGCACGCAGAGATGCCGAGCATGCATATAGTGTGCAGCAGAAATGGCTGAAAAGTGTTGGCGTTACTATTCCTGATAGTGCAAGTACAAGTATACCTCATACATGGCTAGAATATAATAATCGAACGGAACAACTGTCGAAAGCAGATTGTGTAGTTTTAATTGCTCCGATTGGTCTTGAAAAATCTTACTTTCCTCACAAACAAGAAGTGGCAGATGCTATGGATAAGTATCTTATCAGGACAAAGTTTTTGAAGAAAGCCGTTAAGGAAATGATACCTCGATTGTGTGAAGGTAAACCAATGATGGGTTTCCACTGGAGGAACAAAACGGGTGAACA GTGTCGTATAGGACACCTACGAGCTGAGAATAGTCCCAGATGTATTAACCTATCTCAGGTTCAACAGCAAATGGTAAAGACTCTATTAAAAGATATCAAGGCAATCATTGAGCAATATGAAATCGGTTGCATGTTTGTTTCCCAAGCACCCAAGGAAGACAGCAAG GATTTCATGGACGCATTGACCAGTAATTATTCAAACATCATTACTATTGATGATGTCAGCAGTCTAAGTCATCCTGATATAGATACCTACGGTGGTGATGATTATTTCATATCGTTGATAGAACAAGAAATTTGTGCAA GATCAAAAGTGTTCATCGGTAATGGAAAATCCAACTGGTCGACATTTATATTTCGGGAACGACGAGCATTCGAAAATGGACCAAACTACGATATCATCAAagattttaaagatattttagATGTTATACAATTATGTTTTTAA